In a single window of the Thamnophis elegans isolate rThaEle1 chromosome 8, rThaEle1.pri, whole genome shotgun sequence genome:
- the LOC116512676 gene encoding mas-related G-protein coupled receptor member H-like, with product MNSSLGELNATKDYSENNNTNDLYVHAEGRTPNVLGRNVWISISLITCCIGLVGNAYIIWLLGFQIKRNCFTTFILNLAVSDFGYLASMFIYSITSFTCFKKGDIFDHFLVSFIRVMYISANFLLTAISIDRCVCVLFPIWHHCSRPKDLSSAICVFLWMSSFLLSAMMSVMEIFLKYEVDVLPFLLTAIVCLPLITISTVILFTKVCFKPKQKKKGRLLLMILIALLCFLILDFPLCVFAMIIGFSSTNFDNQPAYRLMCVMLFSCLNSSINPVIYFLLGRKKGAQSKESMKTLLQKVFKEGEVA from the coding sequence ATGAATTCCAGCCTGGGAGAGTTGAATGCTACAAAGGACTATTCTGAAAATAACAATACCAATGACTTATATGTGCACGCAGAAGGGAGGACCCCTAATGTTTTAGGACGGAATGTATGGATAAGCATTTCTTTAATTACCTGTTGTATTGGACTGGTGGGCAATGCCTACATCATCTGGCTACTTGGCTTCCAGATTAAGAGGAATTGTTTCACTACATTCATCCTTAACTTGGCTGTTTCAGACTTTGGGTACCTGGCATCTATGTTTATATATAGTATTACTTCATTTACCTGTTTTAAAAAAGGGGACATTTTTGATCACTTCCTTGTCTCTTTCATCCGAGTGATGTACATCAGTGCAAACTTTCTTCTGACAGCCATCAGCATCGACCGGTGTGTTTGTGTCCTCTTCCCAATCTGGCATCACTGTTCCCGGCCAAAAGATTTGTCTTCTGCTATCTGCGTGTTCCTCTGGATGTCTTCTTTCCTCCTGAGTGCAATGATGAGTGTTATGGAAATCTTTCTAAAGTACGAAGTGGacgttctcccttttcttctgacTGCTATAGTTTGCCTTCCATTGATCACAATCTCTACTGTGATCCTTTTCACCAAAGTGTGTTTTAAACCTAAACAGAAAAAGAAGGGTCGGCTTTTACTGATGAttttaattgctcttctctgtttcctCATCCTTGACTTTCCATTATGTGTCTTTGCAATGATTATAGGGTTTTCAAGTACCAATTTTGACAATCAACCGGCATACCGGTTGATGTGTGTCATGCTGTTTTCCTGCCTAAATAGCAGCATTAACCCAGTGATCTATTTTCTActtgggagaaagaaaggagctcAGTCCAAGGAGAGCATGAAGACCCTTTtgcaaaaggtcttcaaagaaggTGAAGTTGCTTGA